A genome region from Panicum virgatum strain AP13 chromosome 4K, P.virgatum_v5, whole genome shotgun sequence includes the following:
- the LOC120703377 gene encoding uncharacterized protein LOC120703377 isoform X2, with translation MENREKRFLQLKNMVHHRRSYSQRASNDSAFLQAFRWAKLFDAWTDIPPDEEHGASITYSPTIIEHPTSLPITEQMTGERRIYNGVSRAQYCLARCTDAISEFIEGGQGHRFFWITEEQILFTVYMLTCNDSY, from the exons ATGGAAAACAGAGAAAAGCGATTTCTGCAG CTGAAGAACATGGTGCACCACCGTCGCTCCTACAGTCAACGAGCATCCAACGACTCAGCTTTTCTCCAAGCATTCCGCTG GGCTAAACTCTTCGATGCCTGGACAGATATCCCACCAG ATGAAGAACATGGTGCATCCATCACCTATTCTCCTACAATCATCGAGCATCCCACAAGTCTGCCAATCACTGAGCAAATGACAG GGGAAAGGAGAATTTACAATGGAGTATCTAGAGCACAATATTGTCTCGCAAGATGTACAGATGCAATTAGTGAATTCATAGAAGGCGGCCAAGGGCACAGATTCTTCTGGATTACAGAGGAACAAATTTTGTTTACTGTTTATATGCTAACTTGCAATGATTCATACTAA
- the LOC120703377 gene encoding uncharacterized protein LOC120703377 isoform X1, which translates to MENREKRFLQLKNMVHHRRSYSQRASNDSAFLQAFRWAKLFDAWTDIPPDEEHGASITYSPTIIEHPTSLPITEQMTGYLVLHYMSWWKSARSVEICKDHIKMRQNFIIDLLSSDLNAYRKLLSAEVKNFLSNINGWDIK; encoded by the exons ATGGAAAACAGAGAAAAGCGATTTCTGCAG CTGAAGAACATGGTGCACCACCGTCGCTCCTACAGTCAACGAGCATCCAACGACTCAGCTTTTCTCCAAGCATTCCGCTG GGCTAAACTCTTCGATGCCTGGACAGATATCCCACCAG ATGAAGAACATGGTGCATCCATCACCTATTCTCCTACAATCATCGAGCATCCCACAAGTCTGCCAATCACTGAGCAAATGACAG GCTACCTGGTTCTGCATTACATGTCTTGGTGGAAAAGTGCCCGGAGTGTGGAGATTTGTAAG GATCACATTAAGatgcggcagaacttcatcatCGATCTGTTGTCATCGGACTTGAATGCTTATCGAAAATTGCTTTCTGCTGAAGTAAAAAATTTTCTTAGCAACATCAATGGATGGGATATAAAATAG